One segment of Micromonospora parathelypteridis DNA contains the following:
- a CDS encoding GNAT family N-acetyltransferase: MKDLSHKPTLTGHLVTLRPVTVDDAEAMIAIMADPEVGRLTGSVSNSADLGVAPPLEGSRDWYGSRGATDDRLDLAVVDKATRRLVGEAVLNCWDPDARSVSFRTLIGPEGRGRGLGTEATRLLVRYAFDELGMHRVGLEVFDFNPRARHVYEKLGFVHEGTRRHALCFDGDWIDAHDMSILEHEWATHRGNL; encoded by the coding sequence ATGAAGGATCTCAGCCACAAGCCGACCCTGACCGGACACCTGGTCACGCTGCGGCCCGTAACTGTCGACGATGCCGAGGCCATGATCGCAATCATGGCCGACCCCGAGGTGGGCCGCCTCACTGGAAGCGTCAGCAACAGCGCGGACCTGGGAGTTGCCCCACCCCTTGAGGGCAGCCGCGACTGGTACGGCTCACGGGGCGCCACCGACGACCGGCTGGACCTGGCCGTCGTGGACAAGGCCACACGCCGCCTCGTCGGCGAGGCAGTCCTCAACTGTTGGGACCCCGATGCCCGCAGCGTCAGCTTCCGCACCCTCATCGGGCCGGAGGGGCGCGGTCGCGGACTGGGCACCGAAGCTACTCGCCTCCTCGTCCGCTACGCCTTCGACGAGCTCGGAATGCATCGGGTCGGGCTCGAGGTCTTCGACTTCAATCCCCGCGCCCGCCACGTCTACGAGAAGCTCGGCTTCGTTCACGAAGGCACTCGTCGCCACGCCCTGTGTTTTGACGGCGATTGGATCGACGCCCACGACATGTCCATCCTCGAGCACGAGTGGGCCACGCACCGTGGCAACCTCTGA
- a CDS encoding MarR family winged helix-turn-helix transcriptional regulator, with amino-acid sequence MRTAEQLRYLILAAQREGNRQLTVLLSEIGVTPAQSEALRIIGDHGPLALRELGDMLVCDTGTSPSRIVDRLVAAGLVERTTSEHDRRQVRLMLTEQGRDKALRVAEIENRLYDLLDRASEGADIGAFLRFLDGFTRQSPAGSALANRLAAEKKQTE; translated from the coding sequence GTGAGAACAGCCGAGCAGCTTCGCTACCTCATCCTCGCAGCACAACGAGAAGGCAACCGCCAGCTCACCGTGCTGCTGTCCGAGATCGGCGTAACGCCGGCGCAGTCGGAAGCACTGCGCATCATCGGCGACCACGGACCGCTCGCGCTCAGAGAACTCGGCGACATGCTCGTCTGCGACACCGGCACCAGCCCCAGCCGCATCGTCGACCGACTCGTCGCCGCGGGTCTCGTGGAGAGAACCACGAGTGAACACGACCGGCGGCAGGTCAGGCTCATGCTCACCGAGCAGGGACGGGACAAGGCCCTCCGCGTCGCAGAGATCGAGAACCGGCTGTACGACCTGCTCGACCGTGCCAGTGAGGGAGCGGACATCGGCGCCTTCCTCAGGTTCCTCGACGGCTTCACCCGACAGTCGCCCGCCGGCTCAGCTCTCGCGAACCGCCTCGCCGCCGAGAAGAAGCAAACGGAATGA
- a CDS encoding copper resistance CopC family protein: MNRPIGESLTRTVPLSRSRAVRLVVAVLAALVALLVPAGPAWAHNSLRSASPAKDATLPSAPTELTLEFMQRLDPTFTTIVLTDASKRKIPTGDPVVAGARSTVKVSDTLPNGTYTVAYRVVSTDGHPVQGSYPFTVADPSATAAQTSTAAQGASPSAAAAAEPDRGPGAGVLVGGGALAALAVVATSLLWRRSTRRRP; the protein is encoded by the coding sequence ATGAACCGCCCCATCGGAGAGTCGCTCACCAGGACCGTCCCGTTGTCCCGCTCCCGAGCCGTCCGGCTCGTTGTCGCGGTGCTCGCCGCCCTGGTGGCACTGCTCGTCCCGGCCGGTCCCGCCTGGGCGCACAACTCGCTCAGGTCCGCGTCGCCGGCCAAGGACGCGACACTGCCCAGCGCACCTACCGAGCTCACGCTCGAATTCATGCAGCGGCTCGATCCCACGTTCACCACCATCGTGCTCACCGACGCCTCCAAGCGGAAGATCCCGACGGGCGACCCGGTGGTCGCCGGGGCGAGGAGCACGGTCAAGGTGAGCGACACCCTGCCGAACGGCACGTACACGGTCGCGTACCGGGTGGTCTCCACCGACGGGCACCCGGTCCAGGGGTCTTATCCCTTCACGGTGGCCGACCCTTCGGCCACCGCAGCGCAGACCAGCACAGCCGCCCAAGGGGCCAGCCCATCGGCCGCCGCAGCGGCGGAGCCCGATCGCGGTCCGGGAGCCGGTGTCCTCGTGGGCGGCGGCGCGCTGGCCGCCCTCGCCGTGGTGGCGACCAGCCTGCTGTGGCGGCGGTCGACTCGTCGCCGACCGTAA
- a CDS encoding cytochrome c oxidase assembly protein: protein MSDTDSHQLAADSSGSASTIVTAAPATTRARINARRADAGGSSWLIAVAAGMSGVALLLLGLRLGGALTAAIPGLPDAGPATTWALPAVRLLSDGLATVTVGMLVTAAFLLPGDERSVSPHGYMLLRRASIAAVGWAVAALSLIVLTVSDLLGQPLDTLRPSTVVSFATTIAQGQSLALQAGLALTVALLSRAGVSRGLAATVAVLACVAVLPPAFTGHAAGAGNHQIAVTSLALHILAAAMWIGGLVALLMVRRNRLLADAVARYSRLALGCFVAVTVSGAANAAVRLGAVEQLWHSRYGWLVLGKLAALLILGAAGAAHRTRTLPALRAGQRRAFGRLAAGELIVFAATVGLAVALSRSPTPAAVSSSEADPITELLGFPLPAAPTPENLLGQPLPDMFFLTLCALGIGGYLSGVRRLHADGHRWPATRTASWVGGMLLLAAATNLGVAGYAYVLFSAHMAQHMVLSMVVPILLVGGAPVTLALRTLRRPADPQVRGAREWLLIAVRSRPTKLLTHPLVALGIYSVSLFGLYFSDLLGVLMRSHLGHLAMLTHFVVAGYLMFWVLIGVDPGRRRLPHPLLVTIHLASMMAHGFFGLVLMQTTTVIAPDWYISVHPAWASSLLDDQKLGAGIAWAFGEIPAAIVMIILVRQWIRADQREQARLDRAADRADAAGEDDDLARYNAFLAVAGQDAEDPRRTTGPGFHQI from the coding sequence GTGTCCGACACAGATTCGCATCAGCTCGCCGCCGACAGCTCCGGCAGTGCCTCCACGATCGTCACGGCCGCGCCAGCGACCACCCGAGCTCGAATCAACGCTCGGCGCGCAGACGCCGGAGGGTCCAGCTGGTTGATCGCGGTTGCCGCCGGCATGTCGGGGGTCGCCCTGCTGCTGCTCGGCCTGCGGCTCGGCGGCGCCCTCACGGCCGCGATCCCGGGCCTGCCCGACGCGGGACCGGCGACGACCTGGGCGCTGCCAGCGGTCCGGCTGCTCTCCGACGGGCTGGCCACCGTCACCGTCGGGATGCTGGTGACCGCCGCGTTCCTGTTGCCCGGCGACGAACGCAGCGTCTCGCCCCACGGCTATATGCTCCTGCGACGGGCGAGTATCGCGGCGGTCGGATGGGCGGTGGCGGCGCTGTCGCTGATCGTGCTGACGGTCTCCGACCTGCTCGGGCAGCCCCTGGACACGCTCCGACCCTCGACAGTGGTCAGCTTCGCCACCACCATCGCCCAAGGGCAGTCCCTCGCGCTGCAGGCAGGTCTGGCTCTGACGGTGGCCCTCCTGTCGCGCGCTGGTGTCTCCCGAGGGCTCGCTGCGACCGTCGCCGTCCTGGCTTGCGTCGCGGTACTGCCCCCGGCCTTCACCGGCCACGCCGCCGGGGCCGGCAACCACCAGATCGCGGTCACCAGCCTGGCCCTGCACATCCTCGCCGCCGCGATGTGGATCGGCGGGCTCGTCGCCCTGCTGATGGTGCGACGCAACCGGCTGCTCGCCGATGCCGTCGCCCGGTACAGCCGCCTCGCGCTGGGCTGCTTCGTCGCCGTGACGGTGAGCGGCGCTGCCAATGCTGCCGTACGGCTCGGCGCGGTGGAGCAGCTCTGGCACTCCCGCTACGGCTGGCTGGTCCTCGGCAAACTCGCCGCGCTGCTGATCCTCGGCGCCGCCGGCGCGGCACACCGCACCCGTACCCTGCCAGCCTTGCGCGCCGGCCAGCGGCGCGCCTTCGGCCGGTTGGCCGCCGGGGAGCTGATCGTGTTCGCCGCCACCGTGGGACTGGCGGTGGCGCTGTCCCGCAGCCCTACCCCCGCCGCCGTCTCCAGCAGCGAGGCCGACCCGATCACCGAGTTGCTCGGCTTCCCGCTGCCCGCCGCGCCCACGCCCGAAAACCTGCTTGGGCAACCCCTGCCGGACATGTTCTTCCTGACCCTCTGCGCCCTGGGTATCGGCGGGTACCTGAGCGGCGTACGGCGACTGCACGCCGACGGGCACCGGTGGCCGGCGACCCGGACGGCGAGCTGGGTCGGCGGGATGCTGCTGCTGGCCGCGGCCACCAATCTGGGCGTCGCCGGCTACGCCTACGTGCTGTTCAGCGCGCACATGGCCCAACACATGGTGCTGTCGATGGTGGTGCCGATCCTGCTGGTCGGCGGCGCACCGGTCACGCTCGCCCTACGTACCCTGCGCCGACCGGCCGACCCGCAGGTACGCGGTGCCCGGGAATGGCTGCTCATCGCGGTGCGCAGCCGGCCGACCAAGCTGCTCACGCACCCCCTCGTCGCGCTCGGCATCTACTCCGTCAGCCTGTTCGGCCTGTACTTCAGCGACCTGCTCGGCGTACTGATGCGCTCGCACCTCGGTCACCTGGCGATGCTCACCCACTTCGTGGTCGCCGGCTACCTGATGTTCTGGGTGCTCATCGGCGTCGACCCGGGCCGTCGGCGCCTCCCCCACCCCCTGCTCGTGACCATCCATCTCGCGTCGATGATGGCGCACGGCTTCTTCGGCCTGGTCCTGATGCAGACCACCACCGTGATCGCGCCCGACTGGTACATCTCCGTGCACCCCGCCTGGGCGTCATCGCTGCTCGACGACCAGAAGCTCGGCGCCGGCATCGCCTGGGCGTTCGGGGAGATCCCCGCCGCGATTGTCATGATCATTCTGGTTCGTCAGTGGATCCGAGCCGACCAGCGCGAACAGGCCCGCCTCGACCGGGCCGCCGACCGGGCCGACGCCGCGGGCGAGGATGACGACCTCGCCCGTTACAACGCGTTCCTCGCCGTTGCGGGGCAGGACGCCGAAGACCCTCGACGAACGACCGGTCCCGGGTTCCACCAGATCTGA
- a CDS encoding copper chaperone PCu(A)C codes for MPSTTHAGAGRRPVALLATAALLAVGVAGCGSSETPSSAAAGPSASASVAAGVVGIRDPWVKAADKGMTAAFGTLVNDTETDVTITGASTEVSRMELHEMTMKDGKMVMQAKPGGIVIKAKSTHVLEPGGDHLMLMDVKQPVQAGDELTFTLTFADLRTQTFTAVAKPFTGAQESYAPGHGASPTPGMSMSPAS; via the coding sequence ATGCCCAGCACCACCCACGCCGGCGCAGGCCGCCGCCCGGTCGCTCTGCTCGCCACCGCCGCCCTCCTGGCAGTCGGTGTCGCCGGCTGCGGATCGTCGGAAACCCCGTCGTCCGCCGCTGCGGGCCCGTCGGCGTCGGCGAGCGTCGCCGCGGGCGTGGTCGGCATCCGTGACCCGTGGGTGAAGGCCGCCGACAAGGGCATGACCGCGGCGTTCGGCACGCTGGTCAACGACACCGAGACCGACGTCACCATCACCGGCGCCTCCACCGAGGTGTCTCGGATGGAACTGCATGAGATGACCATGAAGGACGGAAAGATGGTCATGCAGGCCAAGCCGGGCGGCATCGTGATCAAGGCGAAGAGCACACATGTGCTCGAGCCGGGGGGCGACCACCTGATGCTGATGGACGTGAAGCAGCCGGTGCAGGCTGGCGACGAGCTGACCTTCACCCTCACCTTCGCCGACCTCAGGACCCAGACGTTCACCGCGGTGGCCAAGCCGTTCACCGGCGCCCAGGAGAGCTACGCGCCCGGCCATGGGGCCAGCCCGACGCCGGGAATGAGCATGAGCCCGGCCTCATGA
- a CDS encoding PepSY-associated TM helix domain-containing protein: MSLTELSGTPTPEPAAADDAPARPSRRASPLGALLLRLHFYAGVLVAPFLVVAALTGLAYTTTPQLDNILYGDQLTVAQVGERPLPLAEQVGAARNAHPDGSITAVQPGDGDRTTKVMFSLPELGDKQHTVYIDPYTAESQGQLTTWFGSTPAATWLDDLHRHLHLGTVGEHYSELAASWLWVLALGGVILWWRRRSTARATARHLLVPDLSAGRGVRRTRGWHATTGIWLAVGLLFLSATGLTWSRYAGANFSAGLDALDARTPEISTSLAAAPAGTDGGSHHHGDAGAGGLVESAAFDRVLTVARDAGLSGPVEIAPATAPGSAWTVTQTDNTWPVAKDRVAVDPATDTITDRSDFADWPLLAKLSGLGIQAHMGLLFGLANQILLAALALGLLCVIVWGYRMWWQRRPTRGDRRALAGTPPTRGGLRGLPFWALLIGVPVTVAIGWALPLFGLTLLTFLVVDVVVGAVSRRRRPAAAPTSPAPAGS, translated from the coding sequence ATGTCTCTCACCGAGTTGTCCGGCACGCCGACGCCGGAGCCCGCTGCGGCCGACGACGCACCCGCCCGGCCGTCACGGCGAGCCTCGCCGTTGGGCGCGCTGCTGCTCCGGCTGCACTTCTACGCCGGTGTCCTCGTCGCACCGTTCCTGGTGGTCGCCGCGTTGACTGGTCTGGCCTACACCACGACCCCGCAACTGGACAACATTCTCTACGGAGACCAGTTGACGGTCGCCCAGGTGGGTGAGCGTCCGCTACCGCTGGCCGAGCAGGTCGGCGCCGCGCGAAACGCGCACCCCGACGGCAGCATCACCGCCGTGCAGCCCGGCGACGGCGACCGCACCACAAAGGTGATGTTCTCCCTGCCGGAGCTCGGCGACAAACAGCACACCGTCTACATCGACCCCTACACCGCCGAGTCCCAGGGGCAGCTCACCACCTGGTTCGGCTCCACACCGGCCGCCACCTGGCTGGACGACCTGCACCGCCACCTGCACCTGGGCACGGTGGGCGAGCACTATTCCGAACTGGCCGCAAGCTGGCTCTGGGTGCTAGCTCTCGGTGGAGTCATCCTGTGGTGGCGCCGCCGCAGCACCGCTCGCGCCACCGCCCGACACCTGCTCGTGCCGGACCTGTCCGCCGGCAGAGGCGTCCGCCGCACCCGGGGTTGGCACGCCACCACCGGCATCTGGCTCGCCGTCGGCCTGCTCTTCCTCTCGGCGACCGGACTGACCTGGTCCCGCTATGCCGGGGCGAACTTCAGCGCCGGCCTCGACGCGCTCGACGCTCGCACTCCGGAGATCTCCACCAGCCTCGCCGCCGCCCCGGCCGGGACCGACGGCGGCAGCCACCACCACGGTGACGCCGGGGCGGGCGGGCTGGTCGAGTCGGCGGCTTTCGACCGCGTACTGACGGTCGCACGTGACGCGGGCCTCTCCGGCCCGGTCGAGATCGCCCCGGCGACCGCGCCGGGCTCGGCCTGGACCGTCACGCAGACCGACAACACGTGGCCGGTCGCCAAGGACCGCGTCGCCGTCGACCCCGCCACCGACACGATCACCGACCGCAGCGACTTCGCCGACTGGCCCCTGCTGGCCAAACTCAGCGGCCTCGGCATCCAGGCCCACATGGGCCTGCTGTTCGGCCTGGCCAACCAGATCCTGCTCGCCGCGCTCGCCCTCGGGCTGCTCTGCGTCATCGTCTGGGGCTACCGCATGTGGTGGCAGCGCCGACCCACCCGCGGCGACCGCCGCGCCCTCGCGGGCACCCCGCCGACCCGCGGCGGCCTACGCGGCCTCCCGTTCTGGGCGCTGCTGATCGGCGTACCGGTGACCGTGGCGATCGGCTGGGCGCTGCCGCTGTTCGGGCTCACCCTGCTGACCTTCCTCGTCGTCGACGTCGTGGTGGGAGCGGTGTCGCGACGTCGACGTCCTGCCGCCGCCCCCACCTCCCCGGCACCGGCCGGCAGCTGA
- a CDS encoding SRPBCC family protein, whose product MTFQLGLDIAAPAERVFEFVADFTTMPRWYSAVRRVERIGGIRGLGTRYKVYRDLPGGPALNDVSITKHAEGEEVVFTSLSGPTPFTYRYLVRPARDTTRLILEGTISAAGLTGPAALLGPLAERLFRGGMRDNLGALKQLLE is encoded by the coding sequence ATGACCTTTCAGCTAGGCCTCGACATCGCTGCCCCAGCGGAGCGGGTGTTTGAATTTGTCGCCGACTTCACCACCATGCCGAGGTGGTATTCCGCAGTGCGGCGCGTGGAGCGCATCGGCGGCATCCGCGGCCTGGGAACCCGATACAAGGTGTATCGAGATCTCCCCGGTGGGCCCGCCCTCAACGACGTGTCAATCACCAAGCATGCAGAGGGCGAGGAGGTCGTCTTCACATCACTGAGCGGACCTACTCCGTTCACCTATCGCTACCTCGTCCGGCCCGCACGCGACACCACGAGACTCATCCTCGAGGGCACGATCAGCGCAGCCGGACTCACCGGCCCGGCCGCACTCCTCGGACCGCTCGCCGAGCGACTCTTCAGGGGCGGGATGCGCGACAACCTCGGCGCACTGAAACAACTCCTGGAGTGA
- a CDS encoding Dyp-type peroxidase: MTPEPTLRPVSRRGLLTGGALAAGGAFAGVAGVTAIGDKQAEDRDDRLPEAVPVAAVGSTVEPFHGPRQAGVATDPQAHASFVALTLRAGIERAAAGRMLRLLTDDAARLTQGKPALADTEAELGLLPARLTVTFGFGPGLYRAAGVEDRRPASLAELPSFRIDRLQPAWSGGDLLLQICADDPITVAHAQRVLLKDSRPFATVRWVQQGFRRSPGVEPGGRTQRNLFGQLDGTANPRPGTPMDSAVWVPDGPAWLRDSTTLVVRRISMNLETWDLLGRADRELASGRRLDTGAPLTGTAEHDEPDFAATGPDGLTVIPDFSHLTRAHVTDDRLKILRRPYNYDGAPITEGHADSGLIFTSYQADISRQFLPIQRRLAERDLLNEWTTPIGSAVFAIPPGCPPGGWIGEQVLG, encoded by the coding sequence ATGACCCCGGAACCCACTCTCCGTCCGGTGAGCAGACGTGGCCTGCTCACCGGCGGTGCCCTCGCCGCTGGAGGCGCGTTCGCCGGTGTCGCCGGAGTCACCGCGATCGGCGACAAGCAGGCCGAGGACCGCGACGACCGGCTGCCCGAGGCCGTGCCCGTCGCCGCCGTCGGTAGCACGGTCGAGCCGTTCCACGGGCCTCGGCAGGCTGGCGTCGCCACCGACCCGCAGGCCCACGCGTCGTTCGTGGCGCTCACTCTTCGCGCCGGCATCGAGCGGGCCGCGGCGGGTCGGATGCTGCGGCTGCTGACCGACGACGCCGCCCGCCTCACCCAGGGCAAGCCCGCCCTGGCCGACACCGAGGCCGAACTCGGCCTGCTGCCTGCACGACTGACCGTGACCTTCGGCTTCGGCCCCGGCCTGTACCGGGCGGCCGGCGTCGAGGACCGGCGGCCGGCATCCCTGGCCGAGCTGCCCTCGTTCCGCATCGACCGGCTCCAGCCGGCCTGGTCCGGCGGCGACCTGTTGCTGCAGATCTGCGCCGACGACCCGATAACCGTCGCGCACGCCCAACGAGTCCTGCTCAAGGACAGCCGGCCCTTCGCCACCGTCCGGTGGGTCCAGCAGGGCTTCCGCCGCAGCCCTGGCGTGGAGCCCGGCGGCCGCACCCAACGCAACCTGTTCGGCCAACTCGACGGCACCGCCAACCCCCGACCCGGGACGCCGATGGACTCCGCCGTCTGGGTGCCCGACGGCCCCGCGTGGCTGCGCGACAGCACCACCCTTGTCGTACGACGCATCAGCATGAACCTGGAGACCTGGGACCTGCTCGGCCGCGCCGACCGTGAACTCGCCAGCGGCCGACGCCTCGACACCGGCGCGCCCCTGACCGGCACCGCCGAACACGACGAACCCGACTTCGCCGCCACCGGCCCGGACGGGCTCACCGTCATCCCGGACTTCTCCCACCTCACCCGGGCACACGTCACCGACGACCGGCTGAAGATCCTGCGTCGGCCCTACAACTACGACGGCGCTCCGATAACGGAGGGCCACGCGGACAGCGGGCTGATCTTCACCTCGTACCAGGCCGACATCAGCCGACAGTTCCTCCCCATCCAACGTCGGCTGGCCGAGCGGGACCTGCTCAACGAATGGACCACCCCGATCGGATCCGCTGTCTTCGCCATCCCGCCCGGCTGCCCGCCCGGCGGTTGGATCGGCGAGCAGGTGCTCGGATGA